In a single window of the Cucumis melo cultivar AY chromosome 11, USDA_Cmelo_AY_1.0, whole genome shotgun sequence genome:
- the LOC103490560 gene encoding F-box protein SKIP23 isoform X7: MAEWSHLPKDLLYLISQRLQNPFDTMRFRSVCSSWRSVVSPKRHTLPVRFPFLPNHGISDPTWGFNLTKRSVFRVGSPMDHSDGWLIKVEEDAYGMIKISNPLSKSYFKPLPKNFPKVLNLLNFPVLELCQEYVLHYLNFWPVRHRPGDAGDLYREKIAYKCLNYDGSQFVLVTIHVSGKLAMFKSEDGQWSTIHHTALPYDDVILFNGEFYAVDNSGATFVVESQHKVTLIAEPVFGGDKKILMECNGELLLVDMYLTVDSEEGFGLDGEPPEGVLQEKTVGFKVFKLHRNGSKKWTVVCDLGNTMLFLGENCSFSASASGVSGCKGNCIFFTDGFLGPNVDEDDVFKGSDIAIFDLEFGTISPLSDSPVYSRLFWPPPSWITSTSRGSSIHSKGS; the protein is encoded by the coding sequence atggctgaatggtctCATCTCCCCAAGGATCTCCTCTACCTCATTTCCCAACGTCTCCAAAATCCTTTCGACACCATGCGTTTTCGATCGGTCTGTTCCTCGTGGAGATCTGTTGTCTCCCCTAAGCGCCATACATTACCTGTTCGATTCCCATTTCTTCCAAATCACGGCATATCTGATCCCACTTGGGGTTTCAATCTCACCAAGCGCTCCGTTTTCCGTGTTGGGTCTCCCATGGATCACTCAGACGGCTGGTTGATCAAGGTCGAAGAAGATGCCTACGGAATGATTAAAATATCAAACCCCCTCTCTAAATCTTACTTCAAGCCCTTGCCTAAAAATTTCCCCAAggtactaaacttgttgaattTTCCGGTTTTAGAGCTTTGTCAGGAGTATGTGCTGCACTACCTTAATTTTTGGCCTGTGCGTCATCGCCCTGGTGATGCTGGCGATTTGTATAGGGAGAAGATCGCTTACAAGTGTTTGAATTATGATGGTAGTCAATTCGTTTTAGTTACTATTCATGTTTCTGGAAAATTGGCTATGTTTAAATCGGAGGATGGGCAGTGGAGTACGATTCATCACACTGCATTACCTTATGATGATGTCATATTGTTTAACGGGGAGTTTTATGCTGTTGATAATTCTGGGGCCACCTTCGTGGTGGAATCTCAACATAAGGTGACTTTGATTGCTGAACCTGTATTCGGTGGCGATAAGAAGATTTTGATGGAATGCAACGGAGAATTATTGTTGGTTGATATGTATTTAACAGTAGACTCTGAAGAGGGCTTTGGTTTGGATGGTGAACCTCCTGAAGGTGTTCTACAGGAAAAAACAGTTGGGTTTAAGGTATTTAAGCTGCACCGTAATGGAAGTAAGAAATGGACTGTGGTCTGTGACTTGGGTAACACAATGCTATTCTTGGGTGAAAATTGCTCGTTTTCTGCATCCGCTTCAGGGGTATCTGGTTGTAAAGGAAATTGCATATTCTTTACTGATGGTTTCCTCGGCCCAAATGTGGATGAAGATGATGTGTTTAAGGGTAGTGACATTGCTATATTTGACTTGGAGTTTGGAACCATATCACCTTTATCTGATTCTCCTGTGTATTCAAGGTTGTTCTGGCCACCGCCAAGTTGGATCACATCAACATCACGAGGAAGCAGTATTCATTCTAAAG
- the LOC103490560 gene encoding F-box protein SKIP23 isoform X3, producing the protein MAEWSHLPKDLLYLISQRLQNPFDTMRFRSVCSSWRSVVSPKRHTLPVRFPFLPNHGISDPTWGFNLTKRSVFRVGSPMDHSDGWLIKVEEDAYGMIKISNPLSKSYFKPLPKNFPKVLNLLNFPVLELCQEYVLHYLNFWPVRHRPGDAGDLYREKIAYKCLNYDGSQFVLVTIHVSGKLAMFKSEDGQWSTIHHTALPYDDVILFNGEFYAVDNSGATFVVESQHKVTLIAEPVFGGDKKILMECNGELLLVDMYLTVDSEEGFGLDGEPPEGVLQEKTVGFKVFKLHRNGSKKWTVVCDLGNTMLFLGENCSFSASASGVSGCKGNCIFFTDGFLGPNVDEDDVFKGSDIAIFDLEFGTISPLSDSPVYSRLFWPPPSWITSTSRGSSIHSKGVEALMPSKER; encoded by the coding sequence atggctgaatggtctCATCTCCCCAAGGATCTCCTCTACCTCATTTCCCAACGTCTCCAAAATCCTTTCGACACCATGCGTTTTCGATCGGTCTGTTCCTCGTGGAGATCTGTTGTCTCCCCTAAGCGCCATACATTACCTGTTCGATTCCCATTTCTTCCAAATCACGGCATATCTGATCCCACTTGGGGTTTCAATCTCACCAAGCGCTCCGTTTTCCGTGTTGGGTCTCCCATGGATCACTCAGACGGCTGGTTGATCAAGGTCGAAGAAGATGCCTACGGAATGATTAAAATATCAAACCCCCTCTCTAAATCTTACTTCAAGCCCTTGCCTAAAAATTTCCCCAAggtactaaacttgttgaattTTCCGGTTTTAGAGCTTTGTCAGGAGTATGTGCTGCACTACCTTAATTTTTGGCCTGTGCGTCATCGCCCTGGTGATGCTGGCGATTTGTATAGGGAGAAGATCGCTTACAAGTGTTTGAATTATGATGGTAGTCAATTCGTTTTAGTTACTATTCATGTTTCTGGAAAATTGGCTATGTTTAAATCGGAGGATGGGCAGTGGAGTACGATTCATCACACTGCATTACCTTATGATGATGTCATATTGTTTAACGGGGAGTTTTATGCTGTTGATAATTCTGGGGCCACCTTCGTGGTGGAATCTCAACATAAGGTGACTTTGATTGCTGAACCTGTATTCGGTGGCGATAAGAAGATTTTGATGGAATGCAACGGAGAATTATTGTTGGTTGATATGTATTTAACAGTAGACTCTGAAGAGGGCTTTGGTTTGGATGGTGAACCTCCTGAAGGTGTTCTACAGGAAAAAACAGTTGGGTTTAAGGTATTTAAGCTGCACCGTAATGGAAGTAAGAAATGGACTGTGGTCTGTGACTTGGGTAACACAATGCTATTCTTGGGTGAAAATTGCTCGTTTTCTGCATCCGCTTCAGGGGTATCTGGTTGTAAAGGAAATTGCATATTCTTTACTGATGGTTTCCTCGGCCCAAATGTGGATGAAGATGATGTGTTTAAGGGTAGTGACATTGCTATATTTGACTTGGAGTTTGGAACCATATCACCTTTATCTGATTCTCCTGTGTATTCAAGGTTGTTCTGGCCACCGCCAAGTTGGATCACATCAACATCACGAGGAAGCAGTATTCATTCTAAAG
- the LOC103490560 gene encoding F-box protein SKIP23 isoform X1, protein MAEWSHLPKDLLYLISQRLQNPFDTMRFRSVCSSWRSVVSPKRHTLPVRFPFLPNHGISDPTWGFNLTKRSVFRVGSPMDHSDGWLIKVEEDAYGMIKISNPLSKSYFKPLPKNFPKVLNLLNFPVLELCQEYVLHYLNFWPVRHRPGDAGDLYREKIAYKCLNYDGSQFVLVTIHVSGKLAMFKSEDGQWSTIHHTALPYDDVILFNGEFYAVDNSGATFVVESQHKVTLIAEPVFGGDKKILMECNGELLLVDMYLTVDSEEGFGLDGEPPEGVLQEKTVGFKVFKLHRNGSKKWTVVCDLGNTMLFLGENCSFSASASGVSGCKGNCIFFTDGFLGPNVDEDDVFKGSDIAIFDLEFGTISPLSDSPVYSRLFWPPPSWITSTSRGSSIHSKVCYSLLGLPNLQERKSLCGK, encoded by the coding sequence atggctgaatggtctCATCTCCCCAAGGATCTCCTCTACCTCATTTCCCAACGTCTCCAAAATCCTTTCGACACCATGCGTTTTCGATCGGTCTGTTCCTCGTGGAGATCTGTTGTCTCCCCTAAGCGCCATACATTACCTGTTCGATTCCCATTTCTTCCAAATCACGGCATATCTGATCCCACTTGGGGTTTCAATCTCACCAAGCGCTCCGTTTTCCGTGTTGGGTCTCCCATGGATCACTCAGACGGCTGGTTGATCAAGGTCGAAGAAGATGCCTACGGAATGATTAAAATATCAAACCCCCTCTCTAAATCTTACTTCAAGCCCTTGCCTAAAAATTTCCCCAAggtactaaacttgttgaattTTCCGGTTTTAGAGCTTTGTCAGGAGTATGTGCTGCACTACCTTAATTTTTGGCCTGTGCGTCATCGCCCTGGTGATGCTGGCGATTTGTATAGGGAGAAGATCGCTTACAAGTGTTTGAATTATGATGGTAGTCAATTCGTTTTAGTTACTATTCATGTTTCTGGAAAATTGGCTATGTTTAAATCGGAGGATGGGCAGTGGAGTACGATTCATCACACTGCATTACCTTATGATGATGTCATATTGTTTAACGGGGAGTTTTATGCTGTTGATAATTCTGGGGCCACCTTCGTGGTGGAATCTCAACATAAGGTGACTTTGATTGCTGAACCTGTATTCGGTGGCGATAAGAAGATTTTGATGGAATGCAACGGAGAATTATTGTTGGTTGATATGTATTTAACAGTAGACTCTGAAGAGGGCTTTGGTTTGGATGGTGAACCTCCTGAAGGTGTTCTACAGGAAAAAACAGTTGGGTTTAAGGTATTTAAGCTGCACCGTAATGGAAGTAAGAAATGGACTGTGGTCTGTGACTTGGGTAACACAATGCTATTCTTGGGTGAAAATTGCTCGTTTTCTGCATCCGCTTCAGGGGTATCTGGTTGTAAAGGAAATTGCATATTCTTTACTGATGGTTTCCTCGGCCCAAATGTGGATGAAGATGATGTGTTTAAGGGTAGTGACATTGCTATATTTGACTTGGAGTTTGGAACCATATCACCTTTATCTGATTCTCCTGTGTATTCAAGGTTGTTCTGGCCACCGCCAAGTTGGATCACATCAACATCACGAGGAAGCAGTATTCATTCTAAAG
- the LOC103490560 gene encoding F-box protein SKIP23 isoform X2, giving the protein MAEWSHLPKDLLYLISQRLQNPFDTMRFRSVCSSWRSVVSPKRHTLPVRFPFLPNHGISDPTWGFNLTKRSVFRVGSPMDHSDGWLIKVEEDAYGMIKISNPLSKSYFKPLPKNFPKVLNLLNFPVLELCQEYVLHYLNFWPVRHRPGDAGDLYREKIAYKCLNYDGSQFVLVTIHVSGKLAMFKSEDGQWSTIHHTALPYDDVILFNGEFYAVDNSGATFVVESQHKVTLIAEPVFGGDKKILMECNGELLLVDMYLTVDSEEGFGLDGEPPEGVLQEKTVGFKVFKLHRNGSKKWTVVCDLGNTMLFLGENCSFSASASGVSGCKGNCIFFTDGFLGPNVDEDDVFKGSDIAIFDLEFGTISPLSDSPVYSRLFWPPPSWITSTSRGSSIHSKGLPNLQERKSLCGK; this is encoded by the coding sequence atggctgaatggtctCATCTCCCCAAGGATCTCCTCTACCTCATTTCCCAACGTCTCCAAAATCCTTTCGACACCATGCGTTTTCGATCGGTCTGTTCCTCGTGGAGATCTGTTGTCTCCCCTAAGCGCCATACATTACCTGTTCGATTCCCATTTCTTCCAAATCACGGCATATCTGATCCCACTTGGGGTTTCAATCTCACCAAGCGCTCCGTTTTCCGTGTTGGGTCTCCCATGGATCACTCAGACGGCTGGTTGATCAAGGTCGAAGAAGATGCCTACGGAATGATTAAAATATCAAACCCCCTCTCTAAATCTTACTTCAAGCCCTTGCCTAAAAATTTCCCCAAggtactaaacttgttgaattTTCCGGTTTTAGAGCTTTGTCAGGAGTATGTGCTGCACTACCTTAATTTTTGGCCTGTGCGTCATCGCCCTGGTGATGCTGGCGATTTGTATAGGGAGAAGATCGCTTACAAGTGTTTGAATTATGATGGTAGTCAATTCGTTTTAGTTACTATTCATGTTTCTGGAAAATTGGCTATGTTTAAATCGGAGGATGGGCAGTGGAGTACGATTCATCACACTGCATTACCTTATGATGATGTCATATTGTTTAACGGGGAGTTTTATGCTGTTGATAATTCTGGGGCCACCTTCGTGGTGGAATCTCAACATAAGGTGACTTTGATTGCTGAACCTGTATTCGGTGGCGATAAGAAGATTTTGATGGAATGCAACGGAGAATTATTGTTGGTTGATATGTATTTAACAGTAGACTCTGAAGAGGGCTTTGGTTTGGATGGTGAACCTCCTGAAGGTGTTCTACAGGAAAAAACAGTTGGGTTTAAGGTATTTAAGCTGCACCGTAATGGAAGTAAGAAATGGACTGTGGTCTGTGACTTGGGTAACACAATGCTATTCTTGGGTGAAAATTGCTCGTTTTCTGCATCCGCTTCAGGGGTATCTGGTTGTAAAGGAAATTGCATATTCTTTACTGATGGTTTCCTCGGCCCAAATGTGGATGAAGATGATGTGTTTAAGGGTAGTGACATTGCTATATTTGACTTGGAGTTTGGAACCATATCACCTTTATCTGATTCTCCTGTGTATTCAAGGTTGTTCTGGCCACCGCCAAGTTGGATCACATCAACATCACGAGGAAGCAGTATTCATTCTAAAG
- the LOC103490560 gene encoding F-box protein SKIP23 isoform X6: MAEWSHLPKDLLYLISQRLQNPFDTMRFRSVCSSWRSVVSPKRHTLPVRFPFLPNHGISDPTWGFNLTKRSVFRVGSPMDHSDGWLIKVEEDAYGMIKISNPLSKSYFKPLPKNFPKVLNLLNFPVLELCQEYVLHYLNFWPVRHRPGDAGDLYREKIAYKCLNYDGSQFVLVTIHVSGKLAMFKSEDGQWSTIHHTALPYDDVILFNGEFYAVDNSGATFVVESQHKVTLIAEPVFGGDKKILMECNGELLLVDMYLTVDSEEGFGLDGEPPEGVLQEKTVGFKVFKLHRNGSKKWTVVCDLGNTMLFLGENCSFSASASGVSGCKGNCIFFTDGFLGPNVDEDDVFKGSDIAIFDLEFGTISPLSDSPVYSRLFWPPPSWITSTSRGSSIHSKGKKQ, translated from the coding sequence atggctgaatggtctCATCTCCCCAAGGATCTCCTCTACCTCATTTCCCAACGTCTCCAAAATCCTTTCGACACCATGCGTTTTCGATCGGTCTGTTCCTCGTGGAGATCTGTTGTCTCCCCTAAGCGCCATACATTACCTGTTCGATTCCCATTTCTTCCAAATCACGGCATATCTGATCCCACTTGGGGTTTCAATCTCACCAAGCGCTCCGTTTTCCGTGTTGGGTCTCCCATGGATCACTCAGACGGCTGGTTGATCAAGGTCGAAGAAGATGCCTACGGAATGATTAAAATATCAAACCCCCTCTCTAAATCTTACTTCAAGCCCTTGCCTAAAAATTTCCCCAAggtactaaacttgttgaattTTCCGGTTTTAGAGCTTTGTCAGGAGTATGTGCTGCACTACCTTAATTTTTGGCCTGTGCGTCATCGCCCTGGTGATGCTGGCGATTTGTATAGGGAGAAGATCGCTTACAAGTGTTTGAATTATGATGGTAGTCAATTCGTTTTAGTTACTATTCATGTTTCTGGAAAATTGGCTATGTTTAAATCGGAGGATGGGCAGTGGAGTACGATTCATCACACTGCATTACCTTATGATGATGTCATATTGTTTAACGGGGAGTTTTATGCTGTTGATAATTCTGGGGCCACCTTCGTGGTGGAATCTCAACATAAGGTGACTTTGATTGCTGAACCTGTATTCGGTGGCGATAAGAAGATTTTGATGGAATGCAACGGAGAATTATTGTTGGTTGATATGTATTTAACAGTAGACTCTGAAGAGGGCTTTGGTTTGGATGGTGAACCTCCTGAAGGTGTTCTACAGGAAAAAACAGTTGGGTTTAAGGTATTTAAGCTGCACCGTAATGGAAGTAAGAAATGGACTGTGGTCTGTGACTTGGGTAACACAATGCTATTCTTGGGTGAAAATTGCTCGTTTTCTGCATCCGCTTCAGGGGTATCTGGTTGTAAAGGAAATTGCATATTCTTTACTGATGGTTTCCTCGGCCCAAATGTGGATGAAGATGATGTGTTTAAGGGTAGTGACATTGCTATATTTGACTTGGAGTTTGGAACCATATCACCTTTATCTGATTCTCCTGTGTATTCAAGGTTGTTCTGGCCACCGCCAAGTTGGATCACATCAACATCACGAGGAAGCAGTATTCATTCTAAAG
- the LOC103490560 gene encoding F-box protein SKIP23 isoform X4, producing MAEWSHLPKDLLYLISQRLQNPFDTMRFRSVCSSWRSVVSPKRHTLPVRFPFLPNHGISDPTWGFNLTKRSVFRVGSPMDHSDGWLIKVEEDAYGMIKISNPLSKSYFKPLPKNFPKVLNLLNFPVLELCQEYVLHYLNFWPVRHRPGDAGDLYREKIAYKCLNYDGSQFVLVTIHVSGKLAMFKSEDGQWSTIHHTALPYDDVILFNGEFYAVDNSGATFVVESQHKVTLIAEPVFGGDKKILMECNGELLLVDMYLTVDSEEGFGLDGEPPEGVLQEKTVGFKVFKLHRNGSKKWTVVCDLGNTMLFLGENCSFSASASGVSGCKGNCIFFTDGFLGPNVDEDDVFKGSDIAIFDLEFGTISPLSDSPVYSRLFWPPPSWITSTSRGSSIHSKGLRTKEEASEP from the coding sequence atggctgaatggtctCATCTCCCCAAGGATCTCCTCTACCTCATTTCCCAACGTCTCCAAAATCCTTTCGACACCATGCGTTTTCGATCGGTCTGTTCCTCGTGGAGATCTGTTGTCTCCCCTAAGCGCCATACATTACCTGTTCGATTCCCATTTCTTCCAAATCACGGCATATCTGATCCCACTTGGGGTTTCAATCTCACCAAGCGCTCCGTTTTCCGTGTTGGGTCTCCCATGGATCACTCAGACGGCTGGTTGATCAAGGTCGAAGAAGATGCCTACGGAATGATTAAAATATCAAACCCCCTCTCTAAATCTTACTTCAAGCCCTTGCCTAAAAATTTCCCCAAggtactaaacttgttgaattTTCCGGTTTTAGAGCTTTGTCAGGAGTATGTGCTGCACTACCTTAATTTTTGGCCTGTGCGTCATCGCCCTGGTGATGCTGGCGATTTGTATAGGGAGAAGATCGCTTACAAGTGTTTGAATTATGATGGTAGTCAATTCGTTTTAGTTACTATTCATGTTTCTGGAAAATTGGCTATGTTTAAATCGGAGGATGGGCAGTGGAGTACGATTCATCACACTGCATTACCTTATGATGATGTCATATTGTTTAACGGGGAGTTTTATGCTGTTGATAATTCTGGGGCCACCTTCGTGGTGGAATCTCAACATAAGGTGACTTTGATTGCTGAACCTGTATTCGGTGGCGATAAGAAGATTTTGATGGAATGCAACGGAGAATTATTGTTGGTTGATATGTATTTAACAGTAGACTCTGAAGAGGGCTTTGGTTTGGATGGTGAACCTCCTGAAGGTGTTCTACAGGAAAAAACAGTTGGGTTTAAGGTATTTAAGCTGCACCGTAATGGAAGTAAGAAATGGACTGTGGTCTGTGACTTGGGTAACACAATGCTATTCTTGGGTGAAAATTGCTCGTTTTCTGCATCCGCTTCAGGGGTATCTGGTTGTAAAGGAAATTGCATATTCTTTACTGATGGTTTCCTCGGCCCAAATGTGGATGAAGATGATGTGTTTAAGGGTAGTGACATTGCTATATTTGACTTGGAGTTTGGAACCATATCACCTTTATCTGATTCTCCTGTGTATTCAAGGTTGTTCTGGCCACCGCCAAGTTGGATCACATCAACATCACGAGGAAGCAGTATTCATTCTAAAG
- the LOC103490560 gene encoding F-box protein SKIP23 isoform X5, protein MAEWSHLPKDLLYLISQRLQNPFDTMRFRSVCSSWRSVVSPKRHTLPVRFPFLPNHGISDPTWGFNLTKRSVFRVGSPMDHSDGWLIKVEEDAYGMIKISNPLSKSYFKPLPKNFPKVLNLLNFPVLELCQEYVLHYLNFWPVRHRPGDAGDLYREKIAYKCLNYDGSQFVLVTIHVSGKLAMFKSEDGQWSTIHHTALPYDDVILFNGEFYAVDNSGATFVVESQHKVTLIAEPVFGGDKKILMECNGELLLVDMYLTVDSEEGFGLDGEPPEGVLQEKTVGFKVFKLHRNGSKKWTVVCDLGNTMLFLGENCSFSASASGVSGCKGNCIFFTDGFLGPNVDEDDVFKGSDIAIFDLEFGTISPLSDSPVYSRLFWPPPSWITSTSRGSSIHSKGTYSLMDSL, encoded by the exons atggctgaatggtctCATCTCCCCAAGGATCTCCTCTACCTCATTTCCCAACGTCTCCAAAATCCTTTCGACACCATGCGTTTTCGATCGGTCTGTTCCTCGTGGAGATCTGTTGTCTCCCCTAAGCGCCATACATTACCTGTTCGATTCCCATTTCTTCCAAATCACGGCATATCTGATCCCACTTGGGGTTTCAATCTCACCAAGCGCTCCGTTTTCCGTGTTGGGTCTCCCATGGATCACTCAGACGGCTGGTTGATCAAGGTCGAAGAAGATGCCTACGGAATGATTAAAATATCAAACCCCCTCTCTAAATCTTACTTCAAGCCCTTGCCTAAAAATTTCCCCAAggtactaaacttgttgaattTTCCGGTTTTAGAGCTTTGTCAGGAGTATGTGCTGCACTACCTTAATTTTTGGCCTGTGCGTCATCGCCCTGGTGATGCTGGCGATTTGTATAGGGAGAAGATCGCTTACAAGTGTTTGAATTATGATGGTAGTCAATTCGTTTTAGTTACTATTCATGTTTCTGGAAAATTGGCTATGTTTAAATCGGAGGATGGGCAGTGGAGTACGATTCATCACACTGCATTACCTTATGATGATGTCATATTGTTTAACGGGGAGTTTTATGCTGTTGATAATTCTGGGGCCACCTTCGTGGTGGAATCTCAACATAAGGTGACTTTGATTGCTGAACCTGTATTCGGTGGCGATAAGAAGATTTTGATGGAATGCAACGGAGAATTATTGTTGGTTGATATGTATTTAACAGTAGACTCTGAAGAGGGCTTTGGTTTGGATGGTGAACCTCCTGAAGGTGTTCTACAGGAAAAAACAGTTGGGTTTAAGGTATTTAAGCTGCACCGTAATGGAAGTAAGAAATGGACTGTGGTCTGTGACTTGGGTAACACAATGCTATTCTTGGGTGAAAATTGCTCGTTTTCTGCATCCGCTTCAGGGGTATCTGGTTGTAAAGGAAATTGCATATTCTTTACTGATGGTTTCCTCGGCCCAAATGTGGATGAAGATGATGTGTTTAAGGGTAGTGACATTGCTATATTTGACTTGGAGTTTGGAACCATATCACCTTTATCTGATTCTCCTGTGTATTCAAGGTTGTTCTGGCCACCGCCAAGTTGGATCACATCAACATCACGAGGAAGCAGTATTCATTCTAAAG GCACTTATTCATTGATGGACAGTTTGTGA